Proteins encoded by one window of Agelaius phoeniceus isolate bAgePho1 chromosome 3, bAgePho1.hap1, whole genome shotgun sequence:
- the LOC129118898 gene encoding p53 apoptosis effector related to PMP-22-like — MVKYGLDYTRCRWILPLLLGIGVIFGIIALAGWGWLESQTLPYVLQASLWQICRRGDQGGQWNCESLMGYAWGRAAAATYLVGFLLLVICFALAIIAFAIDTLRFNFIRGIGGLLFVAAVFSIMGLVIYPVKFSSEIEMTGINMFSWAYGFGWTTAIMEICLGFFFCCLPNYEDQILGNVKPTYFYSSP; from the exons ATGGTGAAGTACGGCCTGGACTACACGCGCTGCAGATGgatcctgcccctgctcctgggcaTCGGGGTCATCTTCGGCATCATCGCGCTggcgggctggggctggctggagtCGCAGACCTTGCCCTACGTGCTGCAAGCGTCGCTCTGGCAGATCTGCAGGAGGGGTGACCAGGGTGGGCAATGGAACTGCGAGTCCCTCATGGGCTACG cctggggaagagctgctgctgccacataCCTGGTTGGCTTTCTACTTCTAGTCATCTGTTTTGCACTGGCCATCATAGCATTTGCCATCGACACACTTCGGTTCAACTTCATCCGTGGGATCGGAGGCTTGCTGTTCGTGGCTG CTGTGTTCTCCATCATGGGCCTGGTCATTTACCCAGTAAAGTTCTCATCTGAAATTGAGATGACAGGAATCAATATGTTCAGCTGGGCCTATGGCTTTGGCTGGACCACCGCCATTATGGAAATATGCTTGGGATTCTTCTTCTGCTGCCTTCCTAACTATGAAGATCAGATCCTGGGTAATGTCAAGCCCACATATTTTTACTCTTCCCCATAA